TTGCTATGAGCCTATATATGGCTTACTCTATTACATTCCATAGCTCATCCgtgatatcatttttttttttttgatcaaacggTTGTTTCTATTCAATCAGACAGAAACAATACAAATAAAAGGATATAAATCCCAGAGTTTAAAAAGCGACATACAAAGGTTTTCCCAAAACCATAAGCATGAGTAAAGAAAGATAGAACATCAAGCAAGAGTCCATGATCGGTATGAAACAAAAGCTATGGAGCAGTTGGATACATGTGGCATCAAGGTTGCAAGAATGGTCGTCGTCGATGAGTTCGACAGATGACAAGTTGGTCACAGTCGAGAGACATTGTGCCGTTAAAATGATCGGTAGAGCCAAAAAGCTCACCTGGATGAAGAGCACTAGCCGAAGCAAGGCCAGGTCAAGGAGTTGGGGGACAAAAGTCCGGATGGTAATGGAGGTGGAGATATTGGGTTGCTTGGAGCGGTGGTGTTTAAGGCAATTGGCCGGAATTGACGAGAGGTGATTGCTGATAGAGAAACCTCTAAGATCAAGATCACATCCTCGGTACTGTGTCATCAGAGTTGCGGAGCCATAAGGCTTCAAGAGTTTAGGCAAGGTAGAGTTCATCATTGGAGCTAAACCAGGTTTCGTGAGCAGCATGTGTACATTCGAATCATAAGtggtggatcctctctgccatgaaaatggtgatcaagaattccacacacATTATGCAACCGATAGGATATTGATAGATATAAACCATGCTTGAGCTTCGAACGAGGGGTTGATAATAGGGTGTTGTGAGCAGTAGAGCTTACCAACGTAGTGATTATTAGGTGCAGAGGATAAGTGTCAGGTCGTGACCAATcaggtggatcctctctgccatggagatggtgatcaagaattccacacaagGATTGAGCTCGACAAAACACGGAACAGGAAGCAACAGACCTGAGTTTCGGGAAGTAAGGTGGGCGTTGGGGGTTGACATCCCTTTGATAAAGGGAGTTTCGGGATTCACCCGACAAAGTCATGAGCAGAGTAGCCACCAAAATTCTAATATACCCTTTATACATCCAAGACAGCCTAACTAAATGGGTTCTTtgatgcagtcttcggacaTCGAGTATAGCCAGAAAGTTTAGGCAAAGTCAACAGGATAATAGAGGGTTAGATAAATAGAACCTGGGATCTTGGAAATTGGGCAAAACCTTCTGTAAAGCTAGCGTGCCGAGCTTTGTTTTGATGTTCATCCACAGGAAAAGTGCTGTGAAGAACCGAGAGAGATGATACGTACAGCGGCTGACCAGGGAGAGTGAAGGAAACTTCTGCGTCTCCGGTGGGAGCATATACAGGGCTGCCAAGCTCAGGGAAAGGTAAGTGTTCAAGACGGTAGTCCAAACGCAGAGAAAATTCAATTCTCTGGAGGAGTCCTCTCCAAACGTCGTCGCCGTCTCCGCCTGCCAAGGCTCGGGTGACATTGGGGAAGAGAGATCTGCAGAGTTGATTGCCATTCCGGATCTATGATTAAAGTGACCAGGGGACGTGATTTCCGTCGGTAGTGAAGCTGGATCTGGTTGATTGAGGGGGGTTTGCGTCGAttgacaaaagagaaacaaaagggGAAAACAGAATTGAGAAAGAAAACTAAGAAAGCAGAGAAGATACAGAGCGAAAACTATGGTCGAGATACCCTGACGCCGGCGAGCCAAAGCTCCACCGGCGTCGGTGAGTTTTGGTGTTGACGGCTCCTCGATATTCGGGTCTGGGAGAAAAGGTTTTAGGGCGAACTCTTACGTGTTTCTACATGCCCAAGCAATCTTTACTTGGATTTTGGCCGGCTCACGCTCATCCGTGATATCATAAAATGCATGATTTAAGCCGTATACGTCTTTACTCCATCTGTTTCTCCAAgcaaaagttatatattatgcAACCAtgtgaaaattttcaataaagtATACAAGATATAGGTAGATAAGCTACAAAAAGTAGAAGACAATTGGTGCGTTGCATTAAAAGAATGtgtagttaattatttataatgatgataaaaataagaaaatcgtaccaaaaactaataataaagtaaGCAATGAAATGAGGAATCACACATGGATTCCATTTTGTGACATTCCACTTTTGGGGGTTTCCACTAAAATTTTGGTAACTTTGAATTCGTGTCTTTCACTCACGAGATAAAATCCtcttttgatcattttttttggtccaaattaaaatacaatctagcaaaagttattattaataatagtaaTTCCAATTCGTAGATATGCTATATAATAATGTGCCTAAACTCGTGACGTATTGGACCTTTCCAACTTGTAGTAATGTTTTGTAATCTCAATACTTTTCCTTTATAACCAATTTATATAGTAGATAAATAAAAGTTTACCATATTGTAACCCCTAAGAGAAACTTATTAGAATATGTAATTGTTTTAACCAAACTCTAATCAATCATCTCCGTTGATGATACTTGGTTTCAAGACTAACTAATATCGAGTTCcccaaaacaaagtcatatgGGCAAACAttgattttcttattaagaatgtttattttcttatgaaTTATGACAATTTACGAAatgattgtttattttcttatgaaTTATAACAATTTACGAAATGATTTCTAACGCTATTGATTTGTTGGAAATAAGATTGTcgattcaaattttaatttttgtatactatatttggatcatcatgaattttttttttaaaagagttagAATAGTCTATAATCCATTATTAAGAATAAATAGTTAACTTAAATATGGGAACtgaatcttgattcttgaacaTAGGAAACTGTCGTGGAAATTAGTTCCTGAACATAGGATCTGCCCTGGAAAGTGGAAACTAGGAAcgatagaaattgaaaacaaataactAAACATAGCTTACATGGTtcgttgcacaaaaaaaaaaaaaaaaaagcttacatggttaaaaaaaaaaaactttaaaccccataaaaccaagtttttttttttttttttttttaacacaaaaccAAGTTATAgttccaaaaataccaaaacaatagtatatcaaaaacacaataaatttaGGTTTAAGAAAGGTTTAAAGTTTTTAGTAATGATTCTTGAATCACTTGGTAGCCTTAAAAATTGACACACCTAAAAATTGTGGCATTTTTGATAATCTtaaaaattttgtggtaattttggaaaaacaaagcaTGAATTTTGCAACACTCTTATTTATctgatagaaaaaaaagaacaagNAAAACAAATAACTAAACATATCATAcatggtataaaaaaaaaaaaacttcaaacccCATAAAACCAAGTTATAgttccaaaaataccaaaacaatagtatatcaaaaacacaataaatttaGGTTTAagaaaggtttaaaaaaattttgaccaaaaaaaaaagaaaggtttaaattttttagtaatGATTCTTGAATCACTTGGTACCCTTTTAGCCTTTGCCAATAACCATTGACACACCTAAAACATTGTGGCATTTTTGATAATCTTAAAAATTtcgtggtaattttggaaaaacaaagcaTGAATTTTGGAACACTCTTATTTATCTGatagaaaaacagaacaaattaTAAGTCTTGAAATTCTTACCCCtggaaaacaattaaatagaaTTCATTATCCATAAATGTATTTGATAGTTTCgaaaaaatgataaagaaacCAACCAATCATCTTTCATCTAACATTCTTAGTTGTCTGCCTATATAAGCAACTACCATTTTCTAGACCTCTTCACCTCAAATCTTCTTCTCAAGGTTCTTCTAACACTTCTCTCACTCCCTCTCCCAACCTTTTATGCTTAAACCTAATCTGTTCCAACCGATCCAAACCAAACCAGTCCGGCctttcttctcagcttctcCTCTTTGCTACTACTAGCTTGTAATCTTATCTCTGATCTCTGgtaatttttctcttcttgattCACATATATTTCATGAGAAGTGATCTAAAACAAAacgctcttcttctcttgcNttttttttttttttttttttttttttgtgtccaaTTCTTAGATTCCAAAAAAGAATAAGCAAAAGTTGATTCGTCTTCGTCCTCgtaattgaaacttttttttaaaagcaaatgAGATAGTGATAATTTGTTGGCCtgatctttaattatttttgtatttttgttctaaaaaGTAAGCATTttcaagaagaaaacacaaaaacctATATCCAAAGTTTCATcctttaaaaaaagaaatgaacaaaGCTGTTTCATGATAATGATATCTCCAATCTTCTAATTGACATTTAAGCCAACACTTCAAAAagttttttgctttcttctttttttcctcctcAAAAACAGTAGTAAAGTAACGCCATAATTAAGCCTATGTATAAATCAATGataatttagttgttttgatcaacttttaaaacagaaaatggcGTCgtcacaaaacaaagaagaagagaaaaagaaaatgaagaagttgCAAAAGAGTTACTTCGACGTTCTTGGAATCTGTTGTACATCAGAGGTTCCTATTATCGAAAACATTCTCAAGTCTCTTGATGGTGTTAAAGATTTTTCCGTCATCGTTCCGTCGAGAACCGTGATTGTTGTTCACGACAGCCTCCTCATCTCTCCGTTCCAAATTGGTAAATcatcattaaaaattatttttatttttatttttattttccccagtcaaaaaataataactaaattatcAAATAATCACTTCgtttttaccaaaacaaaaaaaaatcacttcgTTTTCATACTAAAATCTCTCTTCATTTGCTATTTACTTTATATCTCTTTAATTAGTGGATTTCACGTCATAGTTTCACGTCATGGTTTCATACGCAAACGCCATCTTTGGTCACTAGATAGTCAAGTATGTGATCCAACAAGTCACTTCAATTAAAAAGTGTAAATGTTCTACCACTAATCTTCTTTAACCAAAactactcttttctttttttttttttttggacaacaaaCTACTCTTTTCTAATGGCTTTACTTTGATTTCTGTGTTCTGTTTTAAGTGGGGTAAAATGGGTATGTTTTAAACCTAGGAGGTTGCCTCGGTTGAAGctaaatgtaaattttaaaatcaatagtttttttcttttctttttcattctaACAACAAAATAGGATAAACCGTTGCTAAATTTTTCAATTCTTTCCATGAAACTCGTTCAGTTTGTATAACCAAAGATTGTGAATAAGTCAAACGGTATCTACAAATCTAACAAATTGAAAATGATAACATCTCTATAAAAACGCAACTTTGGCATAATAACGGCAATGATACAAACgatacatgttttttttctaatatgtaCATGATATAATTTTTGCATATTCTAATACCTTTACCATAATGTTTTTGGAATATTATAACTCACCTAATACATGCATATGTATTTTGCATGTATTAAGCATGCTACGTTTGTAAGCAATATATCTAATTGACATCATATATATCTAATTTCCAAAACCTTGTATAGGAAAAAAGTTGTTAGAAAAAGCCTGTCGAGATACTTACCAAATCTTTTGATACGAATATTTAAATAGGTAGTGGATCATACTCGTTACGtaactatattttataatttctttttatttaacaaaaaaaaatattacatattagacataaaagttataataatcaaataaaatattcttttcaaaattaagGAAATGCACTATTTTAAggttttcattttaatataggctaattatttgtctttttccctcactaaattttgttttcttttaaaaaaatcttcttccaCTTTTGTTGATTATATGATTTAATTCTGAGAAAATTTGTGATTGCAGCTAAGGCACTCAACCAAGCTAGGTTAGAAGCAAACGTGAGAGTAAACGGAGAAACAAACTTCAAGAACAAATGGCCAAGCCCCTTCGCGGTGGTTTCCGGCAtacttctccttctctccttcttaAAATTCGTCTACTCGCCTTTACGTTGGATCGCCGTCGCAGCAGTCGCCGCCGGGATTTATCCGATTCTTGCCAAAGCCTTTGCTTCCATTAAAAGGCTTAGGATCGACATCAACATTTTGGTCATTATAACCGGTAATACcactttttcctttctttttttgttgtcttataCCACTTCTTATTACATttctctatatttatatttattccGTGACTTAAGAGTGATGTGTTATACAATGATTTGTTGGTTTATGGTTATCCGTGATCGATGTAACAACCTTATAGTATTAGTTATGGCTAAATACCGAATAAAAGCAGTAATAGCTTAGCAAATTGTGGTAAATTTAAaactactaatatatataatttcttaaaacTTGTGATCCAGTCTTTTATTCGGTATTTAGCCCTTTTATGGTACTTTATAAAAGCTTTGAAAACTGCTTTCCCTGCGAACCCAACACTCCACGAAACCTTTTCAAAaagtttcctttattttttcttgatatttataaacaccaaaacatatactagtatatatgatataatgTTCAATTTTCTTATAGAAGTTCTACATAAAAGATAAGAATTtaagtttgaatattttgttgTATACTGTATAGAAGAGTTTCTTTGAGTTATATAAGTTACCGAAAATTAAAACCGGTTTATATATATGCTGCATGTAATGTAACTTTGATAAAGGAAAACACCAAAATGTTCTTTGGATGTTATTAGGATATAGGAAAAATGAACATGTGAAAAGACTTGAAAGTTGGTGTGGAAGATATTGCAATAACAAAAAGGTACActcaaaatatggaaaaaagaagaagacgccTTTCACTTTTCTGTTTACAAAAACATTCAATTTAGTTCATTTctagattagaaaaaaaaaattataggaacaaaaatatttttaaatcataattttctatgAGGATAATTTTCCTCGGATTCTCTTTGACGATGCAGAAATTGTATGAATTACTAAtcttagagaaacaaaaattaaagactagagaaaattattttaaaaaaaatatatatatatatattttttctatgtaacacccaagaaaaatacaaaataattgtattaagattttttttttccttttccaaacTACAGAAATCTTCAAACTAAATATGCAGACTAGTTTTCGAAGTTTTTAGAAAGTCTCGAAAATAAAAgtgatatattttataatcatttttagatatattgcaGTTACGTGCTATAGAAGGAAATACCTTTAGTAGGTTTTGATTGGCTTTTCTACAACTCAAAATGGAAAAAGCATCTTTAAGGctttaaacagagaaaagaacaaaagtgcataaaataattgaataaagatcatcaaatctcaaaagtaaagaaattatttcagaaatttggaactgtatttttaaattagactTACCCTGCGTCATTGGCTGATTATGGAACTgagttaaatttatttgtaatttcCGTTTATAAACCTGATTAGCAAGAAAAACATATTAACTGTGAATTTACTTTTGTGAATATTTTATTTCGTttggaaaatgtatatagttacttgaagctttctttgattttatatttttatcaaaacaaatattgtaCTCTGAGAGGTTATGATTGTTATAGGTTTAACTGATAATACTCCAATTTCATCAACACAGTGATTGCAACACTCGCAATGCAAGATTTCATGGAGGCTGCAGCAGTTGTGTTCTTATTCACCATAGCTGACTGGCTCGAAACAAGAGCTAGCTACAAGGTTTGTTaactaataattttgaaatttcttgcTATCTTTATAATGATATGAAGTTGCAAGTGTAAGTACTGATTATGGCAAGTGTAAAATTTCAGGCGAGTTCGGTAATGCAGTCTTTAATGAGCCTAGCTCCTCAAAAGGCAACAATAGCCGAGAGtggagaagaagttgaagtAGATGAGGTTAAGGTTAGCACAGTTGTAGCAGTGAAAGCCGGTGAAACCATACCAATTGATGGAATTGTGGTGGATGGAAACTGTGAAGTAGACGAGAAAACTTTAACGGGTGAAGCATTCCCTGTGCCTAAACAGAGAGATTCTATAGTTTGGGCTGGAACAATCAATCTAAATGGTATGTAAACCTCTCTAAAATAGCTTCAAGCTTTGTATCTTTCAGTCTTTTGATCTTTCTCCATGTGTGTTTTTGCAGGTTATATAACTGTGAAAACAACTTCTTTAGCTGGTGATTGCGTGGTTGCAAAGATGGCTAAGCTAGTAGAAGAAGCTCAGAGTAGTAAAACCAAATCTCAGAGACTAATAGACAAATGCTCTCAGTACTATACTCCAGGTAAGCAAAAACATAACCAtaacttgtttttctttatattcttGATTCGCTAATTTGAGACCGTTGtgattcttgttttgtttcagcAATCATCATAATATCAGCTTGCTTTGCAATTGTCCCTATTATAATGAAGGTTCACAACCTCACCCATTGGTTTCACTTAGCACTAGTTGTGTTAGTCAGTGCTTGTCCTTGTGGGCTTATACTCTCTACACCAGTTGCTACCTTCTGTGCACTTACTAAAGCGGCTACTTCAGGGCTTCTGATCAAAAGTGCTGATTATCTTGACACTCTCTCAAAGATCAAGATCGCTGCTTTCGACAAAACTGGGACTATTACCAGAGGAGAGTTCATCGTCATAGATTTC
The Camelina sativa cultivar DH55 chromosome 15, Cs, whole genome shotgun sequence DNA segment above includes these coding regions:
- the LOC104747754 gene encoding uncharacterized protein LOC104747754; amino-acid sequence: MYKGYIRILVATLLMTLSGESRNSLYQRDVNPQRPPYFPKLRSVASCSVFCRAQSLCGILDHHLHGREDPPDWSRPDTYPLHLIITTLRGSTTYDSNVHMLLTKPGLAPMMNSTLPKLLKPYGSATLMTQYRGCDLDLRGFSISNHLSSIPANCLKHHRSKQPNISTSITIRTFVPQLLDLALLRLVLFIQVSFLALPIILTAQCLSTVTNLSSVELIDDDHSCNLDATCIQLLHSFCFIPIMDSCLMFYLSLLMLMVLGKPLYVAF